One window from the genome of Hoplias malabaricus isolate fHopMal1 chromosome X2, fHopMal1.hap1, whole genome shotgun sequence encodes:
- the LOC136676698 gene encoding leucine-rich repeat-containing protein 4C-like has product MLNTMTSYHPHQMMRGPRWKGAWFDPFFLLLLALQLLVVAGLVRAQTCPSVCSCSNQFSKVICTRRGLREVPDGISTNTRYLNLQDNLIQVIKVDSFKHLRHLEILQLSKNHIRNIEIGAFNGLTSLNTLELFDNRLTTIPNGAFEYLSKLKELWLRNNPIESIPSYAFNRLPSLRRLDLGELKRLSYISDGAFEGLGNLRYLNLGMCNLKEVPNIQPLVRLDELEMSGNQLTVIRPGCFKGLVHLQKLWMMHSQIQTIERNSFDDLQSLGELNLAHNNLTFVPHDLFTPLRHLQRVHLHHNPWNCNCDILWLSWWLRETVPTNTSCCARCYSPPSLKGRYIGELDQSYFQCYAPVIVEPPVDLNVTEGMATDLKCRTNSLTSVSWLTPNGSIITHGVSRARTSVQNDGTLNFSRVTMQDTGTYTCKVSNMLGNVSASAFLNVTSIDNSGVSYFTTVTVETIESPNDGESRTPAQPSFGWVSSSTTRGTPISTEKAYTIPVTDIDVEGELNGLEEVMKTTKIIIGCFVAITLMAAVMLIIFYKMRKQHHQQDHDGPTRTIEIINVDEELTGVPAMESHLTLPPLEHEHYNHYNSYKSAYNHASTLSSLHSSAHEPLLIQASSKDNVQETQI; this is encoded by the coding sequence ATGTTGAACACGATGACCTCTTACCATCCGCACCAGATGATGAGAGGTCCTAGATGGAAAGGGGCTTGGTTCGACCCCTTCTTTCTCCTGCTGTTGGCTCTGCAGTTACTCGTGGTGGCAGGACTGGTAAGGGCCCAAACCTGCCCCTCAGTGTGTTCCTGCAGCAACCAATTCAGCAAAGTTATCTGTACCCGCAGAGGGCTGAGAGAAGTCCCTGATGGCATCTCCACCAACACTCGTTATCTGAACCTTCAGGACAATCTTATCCAGGTCATCAAAGTGGACAGCTTCAAGCATCTAAGACATTTAGAGATCCTCCAGCTTAGCAAAAACCACATCCGCAACATTGAGATAGGGGCCTTCAATGGGCTAACAAGCCTTAACACCCTGGAGCTCTTTGACAATCGTCTCACAACCATCCCCAATGGAGCTTTTGAATATCTTTCCAAGCTCAAGGAGCTGTGGCTTAGGAATAACCCCATTGAGAGCATACCATCCTATGCTTTTAACCGCTTACCCTCCTTGCGGAGGCTAGACTTAGGCGAGCTTAAGCGACTCTCCTACATCTCTGACGGAGCGTTTGAGGGCTTGGGTAACTTGCGCTACCTGAACCTGGGTATGTGTAACCTCAAGGAGGTCCCCAACATTCAGCCCTTGGTTCGCTTGGATGAGCTGGAGATGTCAGGGAACCAGCTGACGGTCATCCGGCCCGGGTGCTTCAAGGGGCTGGTCCACCTCCAGAAGCTGTGGATGATGCATTCCCAGATCCAAACCATTGAGAGGAACTCTTTTGATGACCTACAGTCATTGGGTGAGCTTAACTTGGCTCACAACAACCTCACCTTTGTGCCCCATGATCTTTTTACCCCTTTGCGCCATCTGCAGAGGGTGCACCTGCACCACAATCCCTGGAACTGCAACTGTGACATCCTATGGTTAAGCTGGTGGCTTAGAGAGACTGTGCCAACCAACACCAGCTGCTGTGCTCGCTGTTACTCTCCCCCAAGCCTTAAGGGGCGCTACATTGGTGAGCTGGACCAGAGCTACTTTCAGTGTTATGCACCTGTTATCGTTGAGCCTCCGGTAGACCTCAATGTCACTGAGGGAATGGCAACGGATCTCAAATGTCGGACAAACTCCCTGACCTCCGTCAGCTGGCTAACACCAAATGGCTCCATTATAACGCATGGGGTGTCCAGGGCGCGCACCTCGGTGCAAAATGACGGAACCTTGAACTTCTCCCGCGTCACCATGCAGGACACGGGGACCTACACCTGCAAGGTCAGCAACATGCTGGGCAACGTTTCTGCTTCTGCCTTCCTCAATGTGACCTCCATAGACAACAGTGGTGTCAGTTACTTCACCACGGTCACCGTGGAGACCATAGAATCTCCAAACGATGGGGAAAGTAGGACCCCGGCGCAGCCTTCCTTCGGCTGGGTGTCCTCCTCAACTACGAGGGGGACTCCTATCTCCACAGAGAAGGCCTACACCATCCCTGTGACGGACATAGACGTGGAGGGGGAGCTCAACGGCCTGGAGGAAGTGATGAAGACCACCAAGATCATCATCGGCTGCTTTGTGGCCATCACGCTCATGGCCgctgtcatgttgatcatattCTACAAGATGAGAAAGCAGCACCACCAGCAGGATCATGATGGGCCCACCAGAACCATTGAAATCATCAATGTAGATGAGGAGCTGACGGGTGTTCCGGCGATGGAGAGCCACCTGACTCTTCCTCCACTGGAGCACGAGCACTACAACCACTACAACTCATACAAGAGCGCTTACAACCACGCCTCCACACTCAGCTCACTGCATAGCTCTGCGCATGAACCTTTACTAATCCAAGCCAGCTCTAAAGACAATGTGCAAGAGACACAAATTTGA